In Synechocystis sp. PCC 6714, the following are encoded in one genomic region:
- the purH gene encoding bifunctional phosphoribosylaminoimidazolecarboxamide formyltransferase/IMP cyclohydrolase produces the protein MARLALLSVSDKSGIVELARRLVDEFQFDLISSGGTAKTLKEAGVPVTKVSDYTGAPEILGGRVKTLHPRIHGGILARRDLPSDQADLQANDIRPLDLVVVNLYPFEATIAKPGVTVAEAVEQIDIGGPAMIRATAKNFAHTTVLTNPNQYEAYLGALQEEGEIPLALRQQFAGEAFALTNAYDQAIANYFSTLSGDSAARFGISGTLRQPLRYGENPHQSAGWYQTGREATGWAKAEKLQGKELSYNNLVDLEAARRIINEFDVSEPAAVILKHTNPCGVALAPTLVEAYQKAFNADATSAFGGIVALNQPLDGPTATAMVKTFLECIVAPGCNAEAREILAKKNNLRVLILSDLATGPSQTIKAIAGGLLVQSADDEREDPGTWQVVTEKEPSAAELAELAFAWKVCKHVKSNAITITKNKTTLGVGAGQMNRVGSVEIALKQAGIEAQGACLASDAFFPFDDSVRTAAAAGITTIIQPGGSLRDKDSIQAANELGLVMIFTGVRHFLH, from the coding sequence ATGGCCCGTTTAGCCCTGCTGAGTGTGTCCGACAAAAGTGGCATTGTGGAACTGGCCCGACGGCTAGTGGATGAATTTCAGTTTGACCTGATCAGTAGTGGTGGTACGGCCAAAACCCTCAAAGAAGCAGGGGTTCCCGTCACTAAAGTGAGTGATTACACCGGGGCGCCGGAAATTTTGGGTGGACGGGTCAAAACGTTACATCCCCGCATCCATGGGGGCATTTTAGCCCGGCGGGATTTGCCCAGCGACCAGGCGGATTTACAAGCCAACGATATTCGGCCTTTAGATTTGGTGGTGGTTAATCTTTATCCCTTTGAAGCCACCATTGCTAAACCGGGGGTCACCGTTGCCGAGGCAGTGGAACAGATTGATATTGGTGGGCCGGCCATGATTCGAGCGACGGCGAAAAACTTCGCCCATACCACTGTCCTTACCAACCCTAACCAGTACGAAGCCTATCTAGGGGCCTTGCAAGAAGAGGGAGAAATTCCCTTGGCTTTGCGCCAACAATTTGCCGGGGAAGCCTTTGCCCTGACCAATGCCTATGACCAGGCGATCGCCAATTATTTCAGTACCTTAAGCGGGGATAGTGCGGCCCGATTTGGCATTAGCGGTACATTGCGGCAACCATTGCGGTACGGGGAAAATCCCCACCAGAGTGCAGGTTGGTATCAAACGGGCAGGGAGGCGACGGGTTGGGCTAAGGCGGAGAAACTCCAGGGCAAGGAACTGAGCTATAACAATTTGGTGGATTTGGAAGCGGCCCGGCGTATTATCAACGAATTCGATGTCAGTGAACCGGCGGCAGTGATTCTAAAGCACACCAATCCCTGTGGCGTAGCCTTGGCTCCCACATTGGTAGAAGCCTATCAAAAGGCTTTTAATGCCGATGCAACTTCCGCTTTTGGGGGCATTGTGGCCCTAAATCAACCCCTGGACGGCCCCACGGCGACGGCCATGGTCAAAACCTTTTTGGAATGTATTGTCGCCCCTGGTTGTAATGCTGAAGCCCGGGAAATTTTAGCGAAGAAAAATAATTTGCGGGTATTGATCCTCTCCGATCTGGCCACTGGCCCCAGCCAAACCATTAAGGCGATCGCCGGGGGATTGTTGGTGCAGTCAGCGGACGATGAACGGGAAGATCCCGGCACTTGGCAGGTGGTGACCGAAAAAGAACCCAGTGCGGCAGAGTTGGCGGAATTAGCTTTTGCCTGGAAAGTTTGCAAACACGTTAAATCCAACGCCATCACCATCACCAAAAACAAAACCACCCTGGGGGTAGGGGCAGGGCAAATGAATCGGGTCGGCTCCGTGGAAATTGCCCTTAAACAAGCAGGGATAGAAGCCCAGGGAGCTTGCCTAGCCAGTGATGCGTTTTTTCCTTTTGACGATTCCGTCCGCACCGCCGCCGCCGCTGGCATTACCACCATCATTCAACCGGGGGGATCTTTACGGGACAAGGATTCCATCCAAGCGGCCAATGAATTGGGTTTAGTGATGATTTTCACCGGAGTGCGGCATTTCCTCCACTAG
- a CDS encoding serine/threonine-protein kinase, with amino-acid sequence MVTPLRLLNNRYKILETLGRGGFGETFLAQDIHMPSARKCVIKRLQPVLENPEIPQWLRERFHREAAILEELGENHPQIPQLYAYFNEGEDFYLVQEWIPGLTLTQAHAQRGNFSSTAVEELLLGILPVLEFIHQRRIIHRDIKPDNIILRETDGKPILIDFGIIKETMGTLVNPDGRSAYSVALGTPGYMASEQAAGRPVFSSDLYSLGLTAIFLLTGKTPQYLTSDSRTGEILWRQGAPQISPTLAQVLDQAVRYHPRERFSSATAMAQALQGNFSTVPMTKGDRQGNTVANGKAKPSHQPTAPTLVVGTPYNANDTQATKVYSQEFTGYTETQEGSPLMKWVVMPLVVLLVIGGGMAAGFWVTSQRRNNPPPAVEEPTEETPTPLPSLEPRPNLFETPSPIPTPATPSPEPTPSPTPEPTPTPTEDTLTPMEPEPSLDNPAPIPEPKPSPSPTISPQPSPTISIPVTPAPTPKPSPSPTPKPTTPPQIAPTPQPGNTVPVIPPPENPSTGTQPNLPAPPAAEKPIDPEQN; translated from the coding sequence ATGGTTACCCCATTGAGACTACTCAACAACCGCTACAAAATTCTTGAAACCCTGGGCAGGGGTGGATTTGGGGAAACTTTCTTGGCCCAGGACATCCATATGCCCTCAGCCCGCAAATGCGTGATCAAACGCCTCCAGCCGGTGTTGGAAAATCCTGAAATCCCCCAATGGTTAAGGGAAAGATTCCATCGAGAGGCGGCTATCCTAGAAGAATTGGGAGAAAACCACCCACAAATTCCCCAACTGTACGCCTATTTCAATGAAGGGGAAGACTTTTACCTAGTACAGGAATGGATTCCCGGTTTGACCCTCACCCAAGCCCATGCCCAAAGGGGGAATTTTTCTAGCACAGCGGTGGAGGAACTGTTATTGGGAATTCTGCCTGTGTTGGAATTTATCCATCAACGGCGCATTATCCACCGGGACATTAAGCCCGACAATATCATTCTGCGGGAGACCGATGGTAAGCCAATTTTGATTGATTTTGGCATTATTAAAGAAACCATGGGCACATTGGTCAATCCCGATGGCCGCAGTGCCTATTCCGTGGCGTTGGGTACCCCCGGTTACATGGCTTCAGAGCAGGCGGCGGGGCGACCTGTTTTTTCCAGTGACTTGTACAGTTTGGGCCTAACAGCAATTTTTTTGCTCACCGGCAAAACGCCCCAGTATCTAACCAGTGACAGCCGCACCGGGGAAATTCTTTGGCGACAGGGGGCACCGCAGATCAGTCCGACGTTGGCCCAGGTTTTAGACCAGGCAGTGCGCTACCATCCCCGGGAAAGATTTAGTTCCGCCACTGCCATGGCCCAGGCCCTCCAGGGAAATTTCAGCACTGTGCCCATGACCAAAGGCGATCGCCAGGGAAATACCGTTGCCAATGGCAAGGCCAAACCTAGCCACCAACCCACTGCCCCAACCCTAGTGGTGGGCACCCCCTACAATGCCAACGACACCCAAGCCACTAAAGTTTACAGTCAGGAATTTACTGGATATACCGAAACCCAGGAGGGTTCACCACTGATGAAATGGGTTGTTATGCCCCTTGTCGTACTGCTAGTTATTGGCGGTGGCATGGCGGCGGGGTTTTGGGTAACCAGTCAACGGCGCAATAATCCTCCTCCAGCGGTGGAAGAACCCACAGAGGAAACTCCCACTCCCCTGCCCTCTTTGGAACCCAGACCCAATTTATTTGAAACCCCTAGCCCTATTCCCACTCCAGCAACCCCCAGCCCGGAGCCAACTCCCAGTCCCACCCCAGAACCGACTCCAACTCCGACAGAAGATACACTGACTCCCATGGAGCCAGAACCTAGTTTGGACAATCCTGCCCCCATACCCGAGCCCAAGCCTAGTCCATCCCCTACCATTAGCCCCCAACCATCACCAACTATTTCTATTCCCGTTACCCCTGCTCCTACACCAAAACCCAGTCCTTCTCCCACCCCCAAGCCGACCACTCCTCCCCAGATTGCCCCCACTCCCCAGCCCGGGAATACAGTGCCAGTGATCCCCCCACCGGAAAATCCCAGTACCGGGACTCAGCCCAACCTGCCGGCCCCCCCAGCGGCGGAAAAACCCATTGACCCCGAGCAAAATTAG
- a CDS encoding class I SAM-dependent methyltransferase — protein MTVSTATPAPTPMSQVVNGLLAVKPLWNVAKWQARSMMIKRAERLGIPWRETVKHYQQQDWQNHWRSVVDEDLTYPDYYNASFHGYDQGHMCWDAAFEFEVAANAVHSSLYPEAGAQGDAELRRSYHDVLLAQLPQAPETILDLHCTVGLSSFTLQSYYPEAKLTGLDFSPYYVTLAHHHGQEKGATINWIHALPEATGLETQSFDLVSAFLLFHEMPQEPTRRIFREARRLVKTGGHFTFMDMNPRSQAYLTMAPHIMTLLKSTEPFMDQYFALDVEQELLSAGFDQVTIQPNSPRHRTVIASVHP, from the coding sequence ATGACTGTCAGCACCGCCACCCCTGCCCCCACCCCCATGAGCCAGGTCGTCAATGGACTATTGGCTGTCAAGCCTTTGTGGAATGTGGCCAAATGGCAGGCCCGCTCCATGATGATCAAACGGGCGGAAAGATTGGGCATTCCCTGGCGGGAAACGGTGAAACATTATCAACAGCAGGACTGGCAAAACCATTGGCGATCGGTGGTGGATGAAGATTTAACCTATCCTGATTATTACAACGCTTCCTTCCATGGCTACGACCAGGGACATATGTGTTGGGACGCGGCCTTTGAATTTGAAGTGGCGGCCAACGCTGTCCACTCCAGCCTTTACCCAGAAGCAGGGGCCCAGGGGGACGCCGAGTTACGACGTAGTTACCACGATGTTTTATTGGCCCAATTGCCCCAAGCCCCCGAAACTATCCTTGATTTACATTGCACCGTCGGCCTGAGTAGCTTTACTTTGCAGAGCTATTATCCAGAGGCAAAATTAACTGGGCTAGATTTCTCCCCCTATTACGTCACCCTCGCCCATCACCATGGCCAGGAAAAGGGAGCAACGATAAACTGGATCCATGCTTTGCCCGAGGCCACTGGGTTAGAAACCCAAAGCTTTGACCTAGTTTCAGCTTTTCTACTGTTCCACGAAATGCCCCAGGAACCCACCCGCCGCATTTTCCGGGAAGCTCGGCGCTTAGTCAAAACCGGTGGTCATTTTACTTTTATGGATATGAATCCCCGTTCCCAAGCCTATCTGACCATGGCTCCCCACATTATGACCCTGCTCAAAAGTACGGAACCATTTATGGACCAGTATTTCGCCTTGGATGTGGAACAGGAGTTACTATCCGCCGGTTTCGACCAGGTGACCATCCAGCCTAATAGTCCCCGGCACCGCACTGTCATCGCTTCCGTACATCCTTAG
- a CDS encoding HAMP domain-containing sensor histidine kinase — MVNIDTIAEYASWHQYFFALIMTMGPDAPISKDLPTTGHGFEQSISRLILSIIPATEIYYWYLGVDSDKAETFPTVSIALQSGPPPWSVPENCQKFIGDRQQDFQGGKILVTDFNWDWRSLTVDNVASSHNLGSVNGSLPYLLLPVFKQDQYVGGICLGLPNGQWNLDQYFFLQEVGKVFAYQHRNTTKVWSSRENCDSDQRHSPMVMNLSHIHHEFRTPLSAIIGFARMLEDELYGNLNPKQHQYVGGILNSADHLLSLVNDFLDLSKIEANCEELFCELVAVEDLCLSVISMVHTKAKEKQLDLNLEIADGVDFCYVDQKRWKQILINLLSNGIKFTPQGSVTLTVEAKEKALIFSVIDTGIGISPTDQKNLFQPFKQFYHPPGFAEKGTGLGLALSRRLAQLHGGDIELTSTPGIGSRFSAILPLKKSRKSDSI; from the coding sequence TTGGTTAATATAGATACGATCGCCGAGTACGCTTCATGGCACCAATATTTTTTTGCTCTGATCATGACTATGGGTCCCGATGCCCCCATCAGCAAAGATTTGCCAACAACAGGGCATGGATTCGAGCAATCCATATCTAGATTAATTTTGAGCATTATCCCGGCAACGGAAATTTATTATTGGTATCTAGGTGTTGATTCAGACAAAGCTGAAACTTTCCCCACCGTTTCCATTGCTCTCCAATCTGGGCCTCCCCCATGGTCGGTGCCAGAAAACTGTCAGAAATTTATCGGCGATCGCCAGCAAGATTTTCAAGGGGGAAAGATTTTAGTAACGGACTTTAACTGGGACTGGCGATCGTTAACTGTGGACAATGTTGCTTCCTCCCATAACTTAGGGTCAGTTAATGGTAGTTTGCCCTATCTTTTATTACCCGTCTTTAAACAGGATCAATATGTGGGAGGTATTTGCTTGGGGTTACCCAATGGTCAATGGAACCTTGATCAATACTTTTTTTTACAAGAAGTGGGAAAAGTGTTTGCCTACCAGCACCGGAATACGACAAAAGTATGGTCTTCCAGGGAAAATTGTGACTCCGACCAACGCCATTCCCCCATGGTGATGAACCTAAGCCACATCCACCATGAATTTAGAACACCTCTCAGCGCAATTATCGGTTTTGCCCGGATGTTGGAGGATGAACTCTATGGCAATTTAAACCCTAAACAACATCAATATGTGGGGGGAATTTTAAACTCTGCCGATCATTTACTATCTCTGGTAAATGACTTTCTTGATCTGTCTAAAATTGAGGCCAATTGTGAAGAGTTATTCTGCGAATTAGTGGCAGTGGAAGACCTGTGCCTTTCGGTGATTTCCATGGTGCACACTAAAGCTAAAGAAAAACAACTGGATTTAAATTTAGAAATTGCTGACGGGGTTGATTTTTGCTATGTGGACCAAAAAAGATGGAAACAAATCCTAATCAATCTCCTCTCCAACGGCATTAAATTTACTCCCCAAGGGAGCGTCACCCTTACCGTGGAAGCCAAGGAAAAAGCACTAATCTTTTCTGTGATTGACACTGGCATCGGCATTAGCCCAACAGATCAAAAGAATTTATTCCAGCCGTTCAAACAATTTTACCATCCCCCTGGTTTTGCTGAAAAAGGTACTGGCCTAGGATTAGCCCTTTCCCGTCGTTTGGCCCAACTCCATGGCGGTGACATTGAATTAACTTCAACTCCTGGGATTGGTAGTCGTTTTTCTGCTATTCTTCCCCTAAAAAAATCCAGAAAAAGTGATTCAATCTGA
- a CDS encoding DUF3067 family protein, protein MTGKQLHQWIVDKWGYSFDVQLRRIKDRIFLQIMWRYLEQASFPLSEEDYFANLEAIAQYLQAWGGADQVQKFISQTKEKPRLGKAVSIPLELGARAAEWFI, encoded by the coding sequence ATGACCGGTAAACAGTTACACCAATGGATTGTGGATAAATGGGGCTACTCCTTCGATGTGCAGTTGCGGCGCATCAAAGATCGTATTTTTCTACAGATTATGTGGCGGTACCTGGAACAGGCATCCTTTCCCCTCTCGGAAGAAGATTATTTCGCTAACCTAGAGGCGATCGCCCAGTATCTCCAGGCCTGGGGAGGGGCAGACCAAGTGCAGAAATTTATTAGCCAAACTAAAGAGAAACCCCGCTTAGGTAAAGCTGTTAGCATCCCCCTGGAGCTTGGGGCCAGGGCCGCAGAATGGTTCATTTGA
- a CDS encoding creatininase family protein, with amino-acid sequence MLHPAAIPPQRYFAYLTWTDIEALPDKDKTIIIQPLGSIEQHGPHLPLMVDAAISEGVLGKALQTLTTEIPAYVLPTLYYGKSNEHIGFPGVITLGAETLLGILREVAASLYQSGFRKWILLNSHGGQIQVLEIAARDLHQIYPDLQIFPFFTWRMPHCAADVLTKKEMTHGIHAGDAETSLMMALWPELVRENRLVKEFPQGIPADGELLSMEGSLPFAWLTKEVSRSGVMGDATVATREKGEVLLNCLADGCRQAIEAVYHFQPPSLGKV; translated from the coding sequence ATGCTCCATCCCGCGGCCATTCCCCCCCAGCGTTATTTTGCTTACCTAACTTGGACGGACATTGAGGCTCTGCCTGATAAGGACAAAACCATTATTATTCAACCCCTGGGTTCCATTGAACAGCATGGCCCCCATTTACCATTGATGGTGGATGCGGCCATTTCTGAAGGGGTTTTGGGTAAAGCATTACAGACTTTAACAACGGAAATTCCCGCCTACGTGCTCCCGACTTTGTACTATGGAAAATCCAATGAACACATAGGTTTTCCTGGGGTCATTACCCTCGGAGCGGAAACCTTGTTGGGTATTCTCAGGGAAGTAGCGGCTAGTTTGTATCAATCAGGTTTTCGTAAATGGATTCTGCTCAATTCCCACGGTGGTCAGATTCAGGTGTTGGAAATTGCGGCCAGGGATCTGCACCAAATTTATCCAGACCTACAAATTTTCCCCTTTTTTACCTGGCGGATGCCCCACTGTGCGGCGGATGTACTCACCAAAAAAGAAATGACCCATGGCATCCATGCGGGGGACGCGGAAACCAGTTTGATGATGGCCCTCTGGCCGGAGCTGGTCCGGGAAAATCGTTTAGTTAAGGAGTTTCCCCAGGGCATTCCCGCCGACGGAGAACTGCTGAGCATGGAGGGAAGTTTGCCCTTTGCCTGGTTGACTAAAGAAGTTAGTCGCAGTGGGGTGATGGGGGATGCCACCGTAGCCACTAGGGAAAAAGGAGAGGTTTTACTCAATTGTCTGGCCGATGGTTGTCGCCAGGCGATCGAGGCGGTGTATCACTTCCAACCGCCTAGTCTAGGGAAAGTTTAG